DNA from Nitrospirota bacterium:
TGTATTTTTGTTTAAGAACAGGACCTTCTATAGCCTTTCCGTTTATCGGGTTAGGCCTGTCCAGGATTACGACCATTTTGTTCAGCTCCTGGCAGGCCTCCATAACGAGTGCCATGGTCCAAATGAAGGTGTAATAACGAGCGCCAACATCCTGAAGGTCGATCACCATGATGTCTATGCTGCTTAACATCTCAGGGGACGGCTTTCGCGTTGTTCCATAAAGGCTGTACACAGGTATTCCGGTCTTTTTGTCCCTGAAGCTGTCCCACTCGATCATGTTGTCCTGAGTTTCTCCGCGGATCCCGTGCTGCGGGCCAAACAACGCCGAGACGCTGAATTTCTTTGAACTGAAGCAGGTATCAGCAGAATGGGAAAAATTGCTGGTTATGGAGGCAGGATGTAATAGCAGGCCGATATTGGCAGATCTGAATTTAGCCGGCCATCTTTTTTCTATAAGGTCAATTCCTGTTCTTACGATAGGAGGCATAGATGGCTGAATGTGTCTGTTTATTCCAGCAAGAGATCCCTGATCACCATGGTCAGTTCTTTCAGGCGGATATCACGGTTCTGCTCGGTGACTTCAAAAATCCTCACATCTTCTCTTTTTCTGATATCACTGATAAGGCCTGTTCCTCTATCCGTAATGGTAGAAATAACCGGTTTTTTTGCGTCAAGGAGTCCAATGATGATCTTGCCGAATTTCTTTGATTCGCACGCTACTTTCCCGATCTCATCAATAAAATAGAGCCCGGTTTTTTTCTCTCTGGAGAAGGTCTGATCGAGAAAGATATCAAATCCCTTGATATCAACCTTGAATTTACCAACACTGATCTTGCTTTTCAGCTTTGTATGGGCAAAGATCTTGCTATCACCAAAAAGATTGTTAACTTCAAGGCCGGCAATATTCCCTTCTTCCATTATCTCATCGGTCACAAACCCCACTGGATTGAATTCCTTAAAAATAATGCAAAGCCTTTTAATTAAAGTTGTCTTACCGGCGCTGGGAAGACCTGTGATCAGAATGTTGTTCATGTCATTAATATGTCAAGAAGCCTGTTGAGCTCCTCAAGAGAATAATATTCTATCTCTATTTTCCCCTTCTTTTTGTTTTTCTGAGCAATATGTACTTTTGTGCCTAAGTGTCTTAAGAGCTTTTCCTCAAGAGATGCAATCTGAGGGTCATTATCGCGTGATATTTTAGCAGATTTCTTAGTTTTTTGGGCTAATAATTCTGTCTCTCTTACGCTCAGCCCATTTTTTATGATTTTTCTGGCTGCCTCAACCTGATTTATCTTGCCCTCGAGTGCAAGCAAAGCCCGTGCATGTCCCATGCTCAATTTTCCTGCATAGAGCATATCCTCAACCTTGTCTGCGAGGTCTTCCTGGGTCAGATTGAACTCCTGCAGCAGACGGTTGAAGCCCTCTGCTGTTTCGATCGGATTGAGTTCTTCTCTCTGAATATTCTCGATCAATGCCATTTCAAGGGAGTCGCGTGAATCAACATTCTTGATGATAGCAGGTATCTTTTTCAGTCCGGCAAGGGTTGCTGCCCGCCACCTTCTCTCTCCGGCAATCAGATAAAATGAGCCATCCCCTGACCTTGAAACAAGGATTGGCTGCAACACACCTTTTTCTTTTATTGATGCAGAAAGCTCGTTCAGGGCGCTTTCATTGAATACCTTTCTCGGTTGCTGCATTCCGGGCAGTATCCTATCTATATCAATGTGAGTAATATTATCTCCCTTGTCAGGGATGAGAGCATCAAGCCCTCTACCCAGTGCCGTCTTCACGTAATATCTCCTTTGCCAGAGCAAGATAACTCTGAGCTCCTCTGGACTTTATATCATAGAGCATTGCAGGTTTCCCATGACTCGGAGCCTCGCCCAATGCAATATTTCTGGGGATCATCGTCTGATATACTTTTTCACCAAAGTGTTTTCGCACCTCTTCAACTACCTGATGAGCGAGATTGTTCCTCGTGTCAAACATGGTAAGCACTATGCCCTTGATGTCAAGGCGAGGGTTAAACGATCCCTGAATGCGTCGGATTGTTTTTGTAAGCATGCTCAAGCCCTCAAGGGCATAATATTCGCACTGGACCGGAACCAAAACTGAATCAGAAGCAACCAGGGCATTCAATGTCAGCAGGCCGAGTGATGGCGGGCAATCTACGAATATGTACCGATAACTGTCTTTTAGGCCTTCCAGCGCCCTGGCAAGAATGCCCTCCCTGCCATCTTTTTCGATAAGCTCAATTTCTGCTCCAAGCAGATCTACACTGGAGGGAACCAGATAAAGCTGTTCTATCTGTGTATGCACTACTGCTTCAGCAAGTGAACAATCCCCTGCAATCACGCTATATAAGGTCTTTTCGACTTCATCTCTGACTATTCCAAGCCCTGAAGTTGTATTGCCCTGCGGGTCAATATCTATGAGAAGTATCTTTTCTCCTGACAATGCAAGCGACGCTGCAAGATTAATCGCAGTGGTCGTTTTGCCTACCCCGCCCTTTTGATTTACGATGGATATAACTTTGTTCATGGGGATGCATTATAACATAGTGACTGATCACAATTTAAGGTATTTATTGTTTATTCCTAACAATGGGCTTGCGCCCGTGAGTGAATGCTGACATTATTTTGTCTTGTTCCACGTGGAACATAATAGGCAGATATCTATCAATCTTGCCAGCAATGTTCCACGTGGAACATTTATCTCTGGACGATGTCCTGAGGTTGCATAAATGTGATACAATTAACAGTGCTGGATCTTTTTAAAATATCCCTCATTTTTATTCTCATGCTCAGCCTGCTCAGGAAGAAAATAGGAATAGGCTATGTTATGCTTATTTCATCTGGAGCCCTGTCCCTGCTCTATCGCATGAGTCTTCTTGATATCATTATTACGACTGAAAAGGTTGCCACCAGCGGTATTGCCATCAAACTACTCCTGTCATTGTCGCTTATCAGGATATTTGAGCTTGTTCTGAGGGAACAGAAGATCCTCGATGCCATGATGAACGAAATAAGGAGTTCATTCAGATCAAGGAAGGCTGTTATAATATCTATGCCATTACTGATCGGAATGTTGCCTTCCCTTGGTGGCGCTTATTTCTCTGCCCCCATGGTTGAGGAGGCAACCCGTGATACGGAGATGAACCCTGAGGAAAAGGCCTTTATTAATTACTGGTTCAGGCATCCGTGGGAATTAATCCTGCCCCTTTATCCCGGGATAGTTTTTGCCTCAGCGGTCTCTCATATTCCGCTCAACAGGCTGGCCATAACAAATACGGTCTCCGTTATTGCGCTGATTATAGCAGGATATATCTATAGCATGCGAGACATCGGAAGTTCCATAGGGAAAGGGATCAAACCTGCTTTTCGTGCTAACATGAGGTCATTGCTGAATTTTTCCCCTATCGTGCTTGTGATGATCCTGGTTATCATTGCCGGTATGGAGCTTCACTATGCATTACTTATTGTGATTATTCCTATCTTCATCAATTACCGATACAGCATAAAGCGAATCTTTGCTGCAGTTCGATACGGTTTTTCATGGGATGTAATTGTGATAATCGCCGGAATTGTTTTTTTTAAAGAAACAATGGAAGCATCCGGCTCAGTGAATAATCTCGGCAGATTTTTTATTGAGCATGGTATTCCTTTGCTGCCTGTATTTTGCCTGCTTCCTTTTGCTGCCGGACTCCTGACCGGCCATACGGTCGGATTTGTGGGGAGCACATTTCCCCTGCTCATAAGCATCGGCGAACCGGCTCTTCCGTCTCTAATATCTCTTGCCTTTGCCTCGGGATTTATCGGTGTACTCCTCTCCCCTGTGCACCTATGTCTCATACTGACAAGAGAATATTTCAAGGCAGACCTCTCCGGTATATACAGAAAGACGATCCCTGCCGGTGCGATAATCTTCGTGGCAGCAATTGTCCAGTATTTTTTCATGCAATAACAGATCCGCCAAAGGTTCTAAAGGCAGCAGCTTATAACCAAAATCTCCATTGTTTGTGCTATATTTAGGTATCCATGCTGAAAGAACTGAACATCCGGAACCTTGCGATCATTGACGATCTTACGGTCAGATTTGAAAAGGGGCTCAATGTCCTGACAGGAGAAACAGGAGCAGGCAAGTCGATCATTGTTGATGCACTCGGCCTTGCGCTTGGGGATCGAGCACAGAATGATCTGATCAAGGCAGGGGAAAAGGAAGCAACGGTCCAGGCATACTTTGAACTGGAAGATACCAGTGCATTTCCCGAAATCGGCATTGATGTTTCAGAAGGCATTGTACTTCGGAGGATCATATCAGCCACAGGGAAAAGCAGAGCGTACATTAACGATTCCATGGTTACACTCCAGACCCTGTCAGAAGTTGGCAAGTCCCTTGTTGATATTCACAGTCAGCATGAACATCAAAGTCTCCTTACAGCCGATAAGCAGCGTCTTATCCTTGATTCCTATGGGGACCACACGCATGAAATAGATCAGGTGAGGGAACTCTATGCAGTTGTGCAGTCACTCAGAGAAGAGTTCAATGCCCTGACCGAGAGGATCAAGGACCGGGCCCACAGAATAGATCTGCTCAGTTTTCAGATCAATGAAATTGACTCAGCGGGCCTCAAACCAGAGGAAAAACAGACCCTTGAAGAAGAGCGGAAGATCCTCTCTAACCTGAGCCGCCTGAAGGAGCTTACTGAAACTTCATATGCGCTTCTGTACGAGGCTGACGGTGCATGCACTGAAAACCTTGCAAAGGTTCTCAGTAAGCTGCGGGACATGCAGGCTGTTGATCCAAGCATTGCTGATACCCTGAGCCTGGTCGAATCAGCAATGCCGCTTCTTGAAGACGCTGCCATCGCGCTTAGGGTATTCAAGGATAAATATAATCTTGATCCTGAGCGCATTGATGAAGTGCAGGACCGCCTTGATCTCATCAAGAGGCTTCAGAAAAAATATGGTGAAAGCATAGAAGCTATCCTGGATTATAAGCGAACCGCCACTGATGAGCTGGAATCGCTTGAGGCCACTGATGAGCGCCTTAATGCAGTTGAGGCAGAGCTCAAGAAGAGTGTCGAGGCCCTGCTCATGGTTGCCCGTGCTCTTTCAGAAAAGCGGAAAAAGACCGCAAAGAAGATTGAGGATCTTATCGAGAAGACCCTGAGAGAACTGGCTTTCAATAGCGCGCAATTCAGGATTGAGATATGCCAGGAAACTGATCCGGAGGGGAAATGCAAGATTAATTTCAATGGGATTGACCGAATCGA
Protein-coding regions in this window:
- a CDS encoding ParA family protein, which produces MNKVISIVNQKGGVGKTTTAINLAASLALSGEKILLIDIDPQGNTTSGLGIVRDEVEKTLYSVIAGDCSLAEAVVHTQIEQLYLVPSSVDLLGAEIELIEKDGREGILARALEGLKDSYRYIFVDCPPSLGLLTLNALVASDSVLVPVQCEYYALEGLSMLTKTIRRIQGSFNPRLDIKGIVLTMFDTRNNLAHQVVEEVRKHFGEKVYQTMIPRNIALGEAPSHGKPAMLYDIKSRGAQSYLALAKEILREDGTG
- a CDS encoding ParB/RepB/Spo0J family partition protein, with product MKTALGRGLDALIPDKGDNITHIDIDRILPGMQQPRKVFNESALNELSASIKEKGVLQPILVSRSGDGSFYLIAGERRWRAATLAGLKKIPAIIKNVDSRDSLEMALIENIQREELNPIETAEGFNRLLQEFNLTQEDLADKVEDMLYAGKLSMGHARALLALEGKINQVEAARKIIKNGLSVRETELLAQKTKKSAKISRDNDPQIASLEEKLLRHLGTKVHIAQKNKKKGKIEIEYYSLEELNRLLDILMT
- a CDS encoding DUF401 family protein, translating into MIQLTVLDLFKISLIFILMLSLLRKKIGIGYVMLISSGALSLLYRMSLLDIIITTEKVATSGIAIKLLLSLSLIRIFELVLREQKILDAMMNEIRSSFRSRKAVIISMPLLIGMLPSLGGAYFSAPMVEEATRDTEMNPEEKAFINYWFRHPWELILPLYPGIVFASAVSHIPLNRLAITNTVSVIALIIAGYIYSMRDIGSSIGKGIKPAFRANMRSLLNFSPIVLVMILVIIAGMELHYALLIVIIPIFINYRYSIKRIFAAVRYGFSWDVIVIIAGIVFFKETMEASGSVNNLGRFFIEHGIPLLPVFCLLPFAAGLLTGHTVGFVGSTFPLLISIGEPALPSLISLAFASGFIGVLLSPVHLCLILTREYFKADLSGIYRKTIPAGAIIFVAAIVQYFFMQ
- the recN gene encoding DNA repair protein RecN — encoded protein: MLKELNIRNLAIIDDLTVRFEKGLNVLTGETGAGKSIIVDALGLALGDRAQNDLIKAGEKEATVQAYFELEDTSAFPEIGIDVSEGIVLRRIISATGKSRAYINDSMVTLQTLSEVGKSLVDIHSQHEHQSLLTADKQRLILDSYGDHTHEIDQVRELYAVVQSLREEFNALTERIKDRAHRIDLLSFQINEIDSAGLKPEEKQTLEEERKILSNLSRLKELTETSYALLYEADGACTENLAKVLSKLRDMQAVDPSIADTLSLVESAMPLLEDAAIALRVFKDKYNLDPERIDEVQDRLDLIKRLQKKYGESIEAILDYKRTATDELESLEATDERLNAVEAELKKSVEALLMVARALSEKRKKTAKKIEDLIEKTLRELAFNSAQFRIEICQETDPEGKCKINFNGIDRIDFLFSANIGEPLKPLAKIASGGELSRIMLSLKSILADVDNVPVLIFDEVDAGIGGKTADSVGKKLLRISGKHQLICITHLPQIASLADHHLRIEKGKKANRVSVSVHELSGMQRQDEIARMLSGTVTEISRRHAEELLERTR